In the genome of Cryptomeria japonica chromosome 8, Sugi_1.0, whole genome shotgun sequence, one region contains:
- the LOC131058537 gene encoding disease resistance protein RUN1 has translation MEPYNPPSTKLPFQSSKRYHVFLSFRGPDVRKTLVDHLYQALSTAGLNVFLDSDKLEKGEMIGLSLEAAIESSAIRIPIFSVGYADSTWCLREAAAMLKTPGLIIPLFYHVDPTHVRYPENESSPYKQAFLRHYAHSDKFTRGEVKWWKHALVQICPCLNFCDHSVRYQKEEIDEWKDALQQICSRSGWSMDITQGFEGRLVKTVVHDLIKTLDRVPLQVAKHPVGLDSVKYALMQKLNPNSMDGVVKVGIWGIGGIGKTTVAKAVYNQVYTDFEAASFVSNVRSTAADDAGLTILQKQILEQLTKYDGRVYNVDQGMSLFRDRLGGKRVLLILDDVDAVKQLDALVGDWLAHHSRVIITTRDKHILNVAGVSSECIHEMSGLEMNESLQLFSWHAFLKASPSPNYEDISKRLVEACKGHPLSLEVIGSFLYDKQNDTECWDEALCNTTRYPKIRERLYISYGALNDEEKEIFMDIACFFIGEEKSFPTIFWKSMYKMVGSAVSNLSMKSLIKIDDKGRFDMHDHLRDMGRSIAEKESTRLWEATRLKEAISKNINFSRLQLKGGISQKLEMLYTPGLRFLHLQNVTIEGMTQDTLAMLPPSLLWLSLENCQFETENCDFEMNRTIKKPRHSSNNIWQLKIMQLQSCDHIDSLLISSVFSLPYIQLQHLNIEGCRGLNNLPDSIGNLSQLQHLNIAWCDSLNNLPDSIGNMSQLQHLNIRWCGGLKNLPDSIGNLSQLRRLNIQCCYALNNLPDSIGNLSQLQHLNTEVCTDLNNLPDSIGNLSQLQHLDLEWCTGLNNLPDSIGNLAQLQHLDLGWCKGLNYLPDSIGNLSQLQHLNIEVCTSLNNLPNSIGNLSQLQGLNIRWCYGLKNLPDSIGNLSQLQHLYIKKCNDLNNLGILSQLQHFRNVYTLCTP, from the exons ATGGAACCATACAATCCTCCCTCAACTAAGCTTCCCTTCCAAAGCAGTAAGAGATATCACGTGTTTCTGAGTTTCAGGGGACCAGATGTGAGAAAGACTCTGGTGGATCATCTCTACCAAGCTCTCTCCACAGCAGGTCTCAATGTCTTCTTAGACAGTGATAAATTGGAAAAGGGGGAAATGATTGGGTTGAGCTTGGAAGCAGCAATTGAGAGCAGTGCCATACGCATTCCTATATTTTCTGTAGGCTATGCAGATTCCACATGGTGTCTCAGGGAGGCTGCTGCAATGTTGAAAACCCCTGGCTTGATCATTCCTCTGTTTTATCACGTGGATCCAACTCATGTTAGATATCCTGAAAATGAGTCGAGTCCCTATAAGCAAGCATTTCTCAGACATTATGCCCATTCAGATAAATTCACAAGAGGAGAGGTTAAGTGGTGGAAGCATGCCCTTGTACAGATCTGCCCATGTTTAAACTTCTGCGATCATTCAGTTCGATACcaaaaagaagagattgatgagtGGAAGGATGCTCTTCAACAGATATGTTCTCGCTCAGGCTGGTCCATGGATATAACTCAAGG CTTTGAAGGTCGGTTAGTGAAGACGGTGGTGCATGACCTAATTAAGACCTTGGACAGGGTGCCATTACAAGTTGCCAAGCATCCGGTGGGATTGGACAGCGTGAAATATGCTCTCATGCAGAAATTAAATCCGAATTCAATGGATGGGGTTGTTAAAGTTGGAATATGGGGTATTGGTGGTATTGGGAAGACCACAGTTGCCAAGGCTGTCTACAATCAAGTTTATACTGATTTTGAGGCTGCTTCATTTGTATCCAATGTCCGCTCTACTGCTGCAGACGACGCGGGCCTTACGATTTTGCAGaagcaaattcttgaacagttAACTAAATATGATGGAAGAGTGTATAATGTTGATCAGGGCATGTCTTTATTCAGAGATCGCTTGGGAGGTAAACGTGTTCTGCTTATTTTGGATGATGTGGATGCTGTTAAACAATTGGATGCATTGGTTGGGGACTGGCTGGCACATCACAGCAGAGTTATTATTACTACGAGAGACAAACACATCCTTAATGTTGCTGGGGTCTCATCTGAATGCATCCATGAGATGAGTGGATTGGAGATGAATGAAAGTCTCCAGTTATTTAGTTGGCATGCTTTTCTCAAAGCATCTCCAAGTCCAAACTATGAAGATATCTCCAAAAGATTAGTGGAAGCTTGTAAGGGGCATCCTCTTTCATTGGAGGTGATTGGATCCTTCCTTTATGATAAACAGAATGACACAGAATGCTGGGATGAAGCTCTTTGCAACACTACGCGCTACCCAAAAATTCGGGAAAGGCTTTATATCAGTTATGGTGCTCTTAATGATGAGGAAAAGGAAATATTCATGGACATTGCTTGCTTCTTTATTGGAGAAGAGAAATCATTTCCCACCATCTTCTGGAAATCCATGTACAAGATGGTAGGCTCTGCTGTATCTAATCTTTCAATGAAGTCTTTGATAAAGATTGATGATAAAGGAAGATTTGATATGCATGATCATTTGCGAGATATGGGGCGAAGTATTGCCGAAAAAGAATCTACCCGACTGTGGGAGGCTACCCGTTTAAAGGAAGCAATTTCCAAAAATATCAATTTCTCTCGCCTTCAACTCAAAGGAGGCATTTCACAAAAGCTTGAAATGTTGTACACACCTGGTCTTCGCTTTCTTCATTTGCAGAATGTGACCATCGAAGGCATGACACAAGACACTCTAGCCATGCTTCCTCCAAGTTTGTTATGGTTAAGCCTGGAAAATTGTCAATTTGAGACGGAGAATTGTGACTTTGAGATGAATAGAACGATAAAGAAGCCACGCCACTCCTCCAATAACATTTGGCAACTGAAGATAATGCAATTACAATCTTGTGATCACATTGACAGCCTTCTCATCTCCTCTGTATTTTCACTTCCTTATATACAGCTGCAACACTTGAACATAGAAGGGTGTCGTGGTTTAAATAACCTCCCTGATTCTATTGGCAATCTATCACAGCTGCAACACTTGAATATAGCATGGTGTGATAGTTTAAATAACCTCCCTGATTCTATTGGGAACATGTCACAGCTGCAACACTTGAACATAAGATGGTGTGGAGGTTTAAAGAACCTCCCCGATTCTATTGGCAACCTATCACAGCTGCGACGCTTGAACATACAATGTTGTTATGCTTTAAATAATCTCCCTGATTCCATTGGTAACCTGTCACAGCTGCAACATTTGAACACAGAAGTGTGTACAGATTTAAATAACCTTCCTGATTCCATTGGCAACTTGTCACAGCTGCAGCACTTGGATTTGGAATGGTGTACAGGTTTAAATAACCTCCCTGATTCTATTGGCAACCTGGCACAGCTACAGCACTTGGACTTGGGATGGTGTAAAGGTTTAAATTACCTCCCTGATTCTATTGGCAACCTGTCACAGCTGCAACACTTGAACATAGAAGTGTGTACAAGTTTAAATAACCTCCCCAATTCCATTGGTAATCTGTCACAGCTGCAGGGTTTGAACATACGATGGTGTTATGGTTTAAAGAACCTCCCTGATTCCATTGGCAACCTGTCACAGCTGCAGCACTTGTACATAAAAAAGTGTAATGATTTAAATAACCTTGGCATCCTGTCACAACTGCAGCACTTTAGAAATGTGTACACTCTGTGTACACCCTGA